The proteins below are encoded in one region of Flavobacterium nackdongense:
- a CDS encoding DUF4861 family protein produces the protein MMKLNLKPTLFLLGTLVLFSSFETKKQTSLGIVVKNALAMNRVDEVVSIQLKQLKKLTESYQDLLVKDEKGKLLVTQIVDTNLDGKADELLFQATVSANSSVTYTVFVDQDAQNKKPVSSYSTFARFVPERTDDFTWENDIVAFRTYGPEAQRLIEAGEKGGTLSSGIDIWLKKVKYSIIDKWYSNNLKTPGYYHIDHGEGYDPYHVGKSRGAGGTGIWLKDSLHVSKNFVKYRVIATGPLRAIFELDYDSWSQFGVKETKRISLDLGANFTKFENKIAANSKIPNYTVGITLHTEKGSVKLNAPKGIFRYWEPIDDAFVGEGIIMAPKQIVEAVNHHSSHPDQSQILVITEPKNDVLVYYVGSTWTKAGLIQSKEEWDAKLEKQEQIINNPLLIKVM, from the coding sequence ATGATGAAATTGAATCTTAAACCCACGCTGTTTTTGCTAGGAACTCTTGTTCTCTTTTCTAGTTTTGAAACCAAAAAACAAACTTCCTTAGGAATAGTTGTCAAGAATGCTCTGGCAATGAATCGAGTGGATGAAGTTGTTTCAATTCAATTGAAACAATTAAAAAAACTTACGGAATCGTACCAAGATTTACTAGTTAAAGATGAAAAAGGCAAACTCTTAGTTACTCAAATTGTCGATACAAATTTAGATGGCAAAGCAGATGAATTGCTTTTTCAAGCCACTGTTTCGGCCAATTCTAGCGTGACTTATACGGTTTTTGTAGACCAAGATGCTCAGAATAAGAAACCAGTAAGTTCCTATTCGACTTTTGCACGATTTGTTCCCGAAAGAACAGATGATTTTACATGGGAGAATGATATTGTCGCTTTTCGAACCTATGGCCCTGAAGCACAGCGATTGATTGAAGCGGGAGAAAAAGGGGGAACACTTTCGAGTGGAATCGATATATGGTTAAAAAAAGTGAAGTATTCGATTATCGATAAATGGTATTCCAATAATCTGAAGACGCCAGGCTATTATCACATTGACCACGGCGAAGGTTATGATCCGTATCACGTGGGAAAAAGTAGAGGGGCAGGAGGAACTGGAATTTGGCTAAAAGATTCTTTACATGTTTCTAAAAATTTTGTCAAATACAGAGTAATTGCAACAGGTCCTTTAAGAGCAATTTTCGAATTGGATTATGATTCTTGGAGTCAGTTTGGGGTGAAGGAAACCAAAAGAATTTCACTAGATTTAGGTGCTAATTTTACAAAATTTGAAAATAAAATTGCTGCCAATAGTAAAATCCCAAATTACACAGTGGGAATCACCTTGCATACTGAAAAAGGCTCAGTAAAGTTGAATGCTCCCAAAGGGATCTTCCGCTATTGGGAGCCTATTGATGATGCTTTCGTAGGCGAGGGGATAATTATGGCGCCGAAACAGATTGTAGAAGCCGTCAATCATCATTCTTCTCATCCTGATCAGAGTCAGATATTGGTAATTACCGAGCCAAAAAATGATGTATTGGTTTACTATGTAGGTTCAACTTGGACTAAAGCGGGTCTAATTCAATCTAAGGAAGAATGGGATGCAAAATTAGAAAAGCAGGAGCAGATTATCAATAATCCACTACTAATTAAAGTGATGTAG